A single Cottoperca gobio chromosome 5, fCotGob3.1, whole genome shotgun sequence DNA region contains:
- the LOC115007807 gene encoding transcription factor HES-1-like: MKPAEIRFSLQRPLQHRDPDMAPTTTAAMTSSQEHLTLTHKLRKPVVEKLRRERINSSIEQLKSLLGPEFLKQQPDNKLEKADILEMTVCVLTQLQQQNQKQRRLLNHFNKLQASSEKNLREADFSLLSSTVQTSITKEKSAVNSAPWRPW, translated from the exons ATGAAGCCAGCAGAGATCAGATTCTCTCTACAGAGACCTCTACAGCACAGAGATCCAGACATGGCACCTACAACCACTGCAGCAATGACCAGTTCTCAGGAGCATCTCACTCTGACCCACAAG cTCAGAAAGCCTGTGGTGGAGAAGTTACGCAGAGAGAGAATCAACAGCAGCATTGAGCAGCTCAAGTCTCTCCTGGGTCCAGAGTTCCTCAAACAGCAGCCAGACAACAAGCTGGAGAAAGCAGACATCCTGGAGATGACCGTCTGTGTCCTGACACAGCTGCAACAGCAGAATCAAAAGCAGAGAAGACTGCTGAACCACTTCAACAAGCTGCAGGCTTCCTCTGAGAAGAACCTGAGAGAGGCTGACTTCTCTCTTCTGAGCTCCACAGTCCAGACCAGCATCACCAAAGAGAAGAGTGCAGTCAACAGCGCCCCCTGGAGGCCGTGGTAG
- the LOC115007809 gene encoding transcription factor HES-1-like translates to MKPAEIRFSLQRPLQHRDPDMAPTTTAAMTSSQEHLTLTHKLRKPVVEKLRRERINSSIEQLKSLLGPEFLKQQPDNKLEKADILEMTVCVLTQLQQQNQKQRRLLNHFNKLQASSEKNLREADFSLLSSTVQTSITKEKSAVNSAPWRPW, encoded by the exons ATGAAGCCAGCAGAGATCAGATTCTCTCTACAGAGACCTCTACAGCACAGAGATCCAGACATGGCACCTACAACCACTGCAGCAATGACCAGTTCTCAGGAGCATCTCACTCTGACCCACAAG cTCAGAAAGCCTGTGGTGGAGAAGTTACGCAGAGAGAGAATCAACAGCAGCATTGAGCAGCTCAAGTCTCTGCTGGGTCCAGAGTTCCTCAAACAGCAGCCAGACAACAAGCTGGAGAAAGCAGACATCCTGGAGATGACCGTTTGTGTCCtgacacagctgcagcagcagaatcaAAAGCAGAGAAGACTGCTGAACCACTTCAACAAGCTGCAGGCTTCCTCTGAGAAGAACCTGAGAGAGGCTGACTTCTCTCTTCTGAGCTCCACAGTCCAGACCAGCATCACCAAAGAGAAGAGTGCAGTCAACAGCGCCCCCTGGAGGCCGTGGTAG